One window of the Streptomyces sp. TS71-3 genome contains the following:
- a CDS encoding phytanoyl-CoA dioxygenase family protein, protein MTLTPDPPSALEQYERDGYVVFRDVIDQDLVAEAADHVAWLGRQHPEVRPEQLGHMFLRDDPFWVRLIGDPRLLDIAELFVGPDVALFASHYISKPPFSGQPVLWHQDGAFWPLEPMRVVTLWLAVDHSTPENGCVRLLPGSHTMDLAAIRENTEVDNVLGAETVAEIDESQAVDMVLRPGDVEVHHPNIVHGSKANTSPNRRCGLTIRYIPTSTRITDDEQPYPSAFLLRGEPGVNVYQPPPAYDPERHFPFRDAPAPAPAPAPAPAPAPMTGADDVAADALAEPKG, encoded by the coding sequence ATGACCCTCACCCCCGATCCACCCTCCGCACTGGAGCAGTACGAGCGGGACGGATACGTCGTCTTCCGCGACGTGATCGACCAGGACCTCGTCGCCGAGGCGGCCGACCACGTCGCCTGGCTGGGCCGGCAGCACCCCGAGGTGCGGCCGGAGCAGTTGGGGCACATGTTCCTGCGGGACGACCCGTTCTGGGTCCGCCTGATCGGCGACCCGAGACTCCTCGACATCGCCGAGCTGTTCGTCGGCCCGGACGTCGCCCTGTTCGCCTCGCACTACATCAGCAAGCCGCCGTTCTCGGGTCAGCCCGTGCTCTGGCACCAGGACGGCGCGTTCTGGCCACTGGAGCCGATGCGGGTGGTCACCCTGTGGCTGGCCGTCGACCACTCCACGCCGGAGAACGGCTGCGTCCGGCTGCTCCCCGGCAGCCACACCATGGACCTCGCCGCGATCCGCGAGAACACCGAGGTCGACAACGTGCTGGGGGCGGAGACGGTCGCGGAGATCGACGAGTCCCAGGCCGTCGACATGGTGCTGCGCCCCGGCGACGTCGAGGTGCACCACCCGAACATCGTGCACGGCAGCAAGGCGAACACCTCCCCGAACCGGCGCTGCGGGCTGACCATCCGCTACATCCCGACCTCGACCCGGATCACCGACGACGAGCAGCCCTATCCCAGCGCGTTCCTGCTCCGCGGAGAGCCGGGTGTGAACGTCTACCAGCCCCCTCCCGCCTACGATCCCGAGCGGCACTTCCCGTTCCGTGACGCTCCGGCACCGGCACCGGCACCGGCTCCGGCTCCGGCTCCGGCACCTATGACCGGCGCGGACGACGTCGCGGCCGACGCCCTCGCGGAACCCAAGGGCTGA
- a CDS encoding AraC family transcriptional regulator → MLVPEERFETYARGRPYHAALVDLRGDSLPHGHHDYYEVMVVAEGEGEQRLATGTQRLERGDVVLVRPGDQHGLSGAEPDGMRFFNIAFPATTWHGFTALAALAGAGGWDAAPLPPLNTAAPQAVAVEACRLALERFHEAPTTLDLVRFWTEMVPLLPEAAPAPSGAPGWLVATCAAMREEEHLRAGLPRMLALAHVSPAHLSRTMRRHLRTTPTAFLGELRLRHAATLLATTEAPVTEIAERCGFGSASYFTRCFHRTHQVAPRDFRYQTRRAFVP, encoded by the coding sequence ATGCTGGTGCCCGAGGAGCGCTTCGAGACGTACGCTCGCGGCCGTCCGTACCACGCCGCGCTGGTGGACCTGCGCGGGGACTCCCTCCCGCACGGCCACCACGACTACTACGAGGTGATGGTCGTGGCCGAGGGGGAGGGCGAGCAGCGGCTGGCCACCGGCACCCAGCGGCTGGAGCGCGGTGACGTCGTCCTGGTGCGCCCGGGTGACCAGCACGGGCTGAGCGGCGCCGAGCCGGACGGCATGCGCTTCTTCAACATCGCCTTCCCCGCCACCACCTGGCACGGTTTCACCGCGCTGGCCGCCCTGGCCGGCGCGGGCGGTTGGGACGCCGCTCCGCTGCCGCCGCTCAACACCGCGGCCCCTCAGGCGGTGGCGGTCGAGGCGTGCCGCCTCGCGCTGGAGCGCTTCCACGAGGCGCCGACGACGCTGGACCTGGTCCGGTTCTGGACCGAGATGGTCCCGCTGCTGCCCGAGGCCGCCCCCGCCCCCTCCGGTGCGCCCGGCTGGCTGGTCGCCACGTGCGCGGCGATGCGCGAGGAGGAGCACCTGCGGGCCGGACTGCCCCGGATGCTGGCGCTGGCGCACGTCAGCCCCGCGCATCTGTCCCGCACGATGCGGCGGCACCTTCGCACCACGCCGACCGCGTTCCTGGGCGAACTGCGCCTGCGCCACGCGGCCACCCTGCTCGCCACGACGGAGGCGCCGGTCACCGAGATCGCCGAGCGCTGCGGGTTCGGCAGCGCGTCGTACTTCACCCGCTGCTTCCACCGGACGCACCAGGTCGCGCCACGGGACTTCCGGTACCAGACGCGGCGCGCCTTCGTGCCCTGA
- a CDS encoding sulfatase: MPGTSHLRGALALVSALLAIAALTSCTAGGGDGTDTPSSPAPAPSGTASAGRPNIVFVLTDDLSWNLIRYMPHVRQMQKAGTTFSNHHVTDSLCCPSRTSIFTGEYPHDTGVFTNSGDDGGYGAFLRNGNERKCFAPALRKAGYRTGFMGKYINGYQPADRNGSSRQGVPPGWDEWDAAGNGYPEFDYNLNENGKVVHYGHGPQDYLTDVLSGKATSFVDSSAQAKKPFMLEVATFAPHAPATPAPRDAGSFPGVKAPRSAAYGRPSEPTPAWQKKITPLTAQDDRRIDRQFAKRVRSVQSVDEMIGRLQDELKAKGLADDTDIVFSSDNGFHLGEHRLRAGKQTAYDTDIKVPLIATGPGIPAGRRVTALTENIDLNPTFQGLAGARPPSTVDGRSLVDLLHGGRQPGDWRQAVLVEHHHPASRKDDPDAVPEDSGDPPTYEALRTADALYVEYADGEREYYDTSSDPDELRNLAPSMSPSRRASLHATLMALEHCHGTASCRAAARLHG; the protein is encoded by the coding sequence ATGCCCGGCACCAGTCACCTGCGCGGGGCCCTGGCCCTCGTGTCCGCCCTCCTCGCGATCGCCGCCCTCACCTCGTGCACGGCGGGCGGCGGCGACGGGACGGACACGCCGTCCTCCCCCGCGCCGGCGCCGTCCGGCACGGCGAGCGCGGGCAGGCCCAACATCGTGTTCGTGCTGACCGACGACCTCTCGTGGAACCTGATCCGCTACATGCCGCACGTCCGGCAGATGCAGAAGGCCGGCACCACCTTCTCGAACCACCACGTGACCGACTCGCTCTGCTGCCCCTCCCGCACGTCCATCTTCACCGGCGAGTACCCGCACGACACGGGCGTCTTCACCAACAGCGGCGACGACGGCGGATACGGCGCCTTCCTGAGGAACGGCAACGAGAGGAAATGCTTCGCACCGGCCCTGCGGAAGGCCGGCTACCGCACCGGTTTCATGGGCAAGTACATCAACGGCTACCAGCCCGCCGACAGGAACGGCAGCTCGCGGCAGGGCGTCCCGCCGGGCTGGGACGAGTGGGACGCCGCGGGCAACGGCTACCCGGAGTTCGACTACAACCTGAACGAGAACGGCAAGGTGGTGCACTACGGGCACGGCCCGCAGGACTACCTGACCGACGTCCTGTCCGGCAAGGCCACGTCGTTCGTCGACTCATCGGCGCAGGCGAAGAAGCCCTTCATGCTGGAGGTGGCGACGTTCGCGCCGCACGCGCCCGCCACCCCCGCACCGCGCGACGCGGGCAGCTTCCCCGGCGTCAAGGCGCCCCGGAGCGCCGCGTACGGCCGCCCTTCCGAGCCCACGCCCGCCTGGCAGAAGAAGATCACGCCGCTGACCGCGCAGGACGACCGGAGGATCGACCGCCAGTTCGCGAAGCGCGTGCGCTCCGTGCAGTCGGTGGACGAGATGATCGGCCGGCTGCAGGACGAGCTGAAGGCGAAGGGGCTGGCGGACGACACGGACATCGTCTTCAGCTCCGACAACGGCTTCCACCTCGGCGAGCACCGGCTCCGCGCGGGCAAGCAGACCGCCTACGACACGGACATCAAGGTCCCGCTGATCGCCACGGGCCCCGGGATCCCCGCGGGCAGGCGTGTCACGGCGCTCACGGAGAACATCGACCTCAACCCGACCTTCCAGGGCCTCGCCGGCGCGCGGCCGCCGTCCACCGTGGACGGGCGCAGCCTGGTGGACCTCCTGCACGGCGGACGGCAGCCCGGCGACTGGCGGCAGGCCGTGCTCGTCGAGCACCACCACCCGGCGTCCAGGAAGGACGATCCCGACGCGGTCCCGGAGGACAGCGGCGACCCGCCGACCTACGAGGCGCTGAGGACGGCCGACGCCCTGTACGTCGAGTACGCCGACGGGGAACGGGAGTACTACGACACGTCCTCGGACCCGGACGAGTTGAGAAACCTCGCGCCCTCCATGTCGCCGTCCCGCCGGGCCTCGTTGCACGCCACGCTCATGGCGCTGGAGCACTGCCACGGCACCGCGAGCTGCCGTGCGGCGGCGCGCCTGCACGGCTAG
- a CDS encoding helix-turn-helix domain-containing protein — protein MPAEGAPAEGPPADDDARSVIGAAFTVLRSLRERGPSRVSDLQRACGLPRTTVHRLLCQLQAVDAVRRTEGRWSIGPLLVELGSGPFAEPGEPGLRHVARRPLLDLARASGALVAISVETAGHGLVLDVLPSVRPLKGPEPRPGMALHPDELAPLGLDVSRVASVRAHHRAHRGDLRPVLDLGHADPRVTCVAAPLRISARDVGAVWVMLPGAADVSDAVVGATWRTARRIAAELPGSGSSG, from the coding sequence GTGCCTGCCGAGGGAGCGCCTGCCGAGGGACCTCCTGCCGACGACGACGCGCGGTCCGTCATCGGCGCCGCCTTCACGGTGCTGCGGTCCCTGCGCGAGCGGGGGCCGTCACGGGTCAGCGACCTCCAGCGCGCTTGCGGCCTCCCCCGTACCACCGTCCACCGCCTGCTCTGCCAGCTCCAGGCCGTGGATGCCGTACGGCGTACGGAGGGCCGCTGGAGCATCGGCCCGCTCCTGGTCGAGCTGGGCTCCGGCCCGTTCGCCGAGCCCGGGGAGCCCGGGCTGCGCCACGTCGCCCGGCGTCCCCTGCTGGACCTCGCCAGGGCCTCCGGCGCCCTCGTCGCCATCAGCGTCGAGACCGCGGGCCACGGGCTGGTCCTCGACGTCCTGCCGAGCGTCCGACCGCTCAAGGGACCCGAGCCCCGTCCCGGCATGGCCCTGCACCCGGACGAACTCGCCCCCCTGGGACTGGACGTCTCCCGCGTCGCATCGGTTCGGGCCCACCACCGGGCCCACCGGGGCGACCTGCGCCCCGTCCTCGACCTCGGCCACGCCGATCCCCGCGTGACCTGCGTCGCGGCGCCCCTGCGGATCTCCGCCCGCGACGTGGGAGCCGTCTGGGTCATGCTGCCCGGCGCCGCCGACGTGTCGGACGCGGTCGTGGGGGCAACCTGGAGAACGGCCCGGCGTATCGCGGCCGAGTTGCCCGGGAGCGGGTCCTCCGGCTGA
- a CDS encoding NAD(P)/FAD-dependent oxidoreductase, producing the protein MKDLPAEADVVFIGAGHNALVAAAYLLGAGRSVCLIDRMDQPGGWVRTEELGAPGYLHDRWSALHPALFGGPVWAELGPDLRRHGLEYTVAPLATGSSLPDGRTALAPVDPEALAAELDRLGESSGWGGLFSAVGPYLPAVFGLLNDGLDGPDAGTALAGLSSGSRQSTVPFERLLTGSALDLVRDHFRTEEMRCLALPWPLHLGAGPEAPASALWAVVALATFAIGNPTPVGGSGRLAEALAALVAERGGSVHVGVDVDEILVRDGSAAGVRTSDGATVMAREAVVASTTPDLLYGRLLRDAPGISAGVRGQAGAYQYRRGCFQVNLALSARPRFTDSRLDQGGAINLGRGVDALVTSVRQAEAGVLPVYPSVSWHEPTAVDPTRAPEGHAVVRLQALDVPHSPSADAAGTSYGTAGWDAATAEAFADRLVAEAELHAPGLAGLVVERHITTPADLARQNPNAGPGDHAQGDNSLVQAFSRRPIAAHRGGYGTAVPGLWQIGGATWPGPGVSGGSGRNLARALTDDKPAS; encoded by the coding sequence ATGAAGGATCTTCCCGCAGAAGCGGACGTGGTGTTCATCGGCGCAGGTCACAACGCTCTGGTCGCTGCCGCCTACCTACTTGGGGCCGGACGGAGCGTGTGCCTGATCGACCGGATGGACCAGCCGGGCGGTTGGGTACGGACGGAGGAGCTGGGCGCGCCCGGCTACCTCCACGACCGCTGGTCGGCCCTGCACCCCGCCCTCTTCGGCGGCCCGGTCTGGGCCGAGCTGGGCCCGGATCTGCGCCGGCACGGCCTGGAGTACACGGTGGCGCCGCTGGCCACCGGCTCCTCCCTCCCGGACGGCCGCACGGCGCTCGCCCCCGTCGACCCGGAAGCTCTCGCCGCGGAACTCGACCGGCTCGGGGAGTCCTCCGGCTGGGGCGGTCTCTTCTCCGCCGTGGGCCCCTATCTCCCGGCCGTGTTCGGCCTGCTCAACGACGGCCTGGACGGTCCCGACGCGGGGACCGCGCTCGCCGGGCTGAGCAGCGGGAGCCGGCAGAGCACGGTGCCGTTCGAGCGCCTCCTCACGGGCAGCGCGCTGGATCTGGTGCGGGACCACTTCAGGACCGAGGAGATGCGTTGCCTCGCACTGCCGTGGCCGCTGCACCTGGGCGCGGGCCCCGAGGCCCCCGCGAGCGCCCTGTGGGCGGTGGTGGCCCTGGCCACCTTCGCGATCGGCAACCCCACGCCGGTGGGCGGGTCCGGCCGGCTCGCCGAGGCGCTGGCCGCCCTGGTCGCCGAGCGCGGCGGCAGCGTCCACGTCGGTGTCGACGTGGACGAGATCCTCGTGCGCGACGGCAGCGCCGCCGGCGTGCGGACCTCCGACGGGGCGACGGTCATGGCGAGGGAGGCGGTCGTCGCGTCCACGACCCCGGACCTCCTGTACGGCCGCCTGCTGCGGGACGCGCCGGGCATCTCCGCCGGGGTGCGCGGCCAGGCCGGGGCCTACCAGTACCGGCGCGGCTGCTTCCAGGTCAATCTGGCCCTGTCCGCCCGGCCCCGCTTCACCGACAGCCGGCTCGACCAGGGCGGTGCGATCAACCTGGGGCGTGGCGTGGACGCGCTGGTGACGTCCGTCCGGCAGGCCGAGGCCGGCGTGCTGCCGGTGTATCCGTCCGTCTCCTGGCACGAGCCCACCGCCGTCGACCCCACCCGCGCTCCGGAGGGGCACGCCGTGGTGCGGCTCCAGGCGCTCGACGTACCGCACAGCCCGTCCGCGGACGCCGCGGGAACGTCCTACGGGACCGCCGGATGGGACGCCGCCACGGCCGAGGCGTTCGCGGACCGGCTCGTCGCCGAGGCCGAGCTGCACGCGCCGGGTCTCGCCGGCCTCGTCGTGGAGCGCCACATCACCACGCCCGCCGATCTCGCGCGGCAGAACCCCAACGCCGGGCCCGGCGATCACGCTCAGGGGGACAACTCCCTGGTCCAGGCGTTCAGCCGGCGGCCCATCGCGGCCCACCGCGGGGGATACGGCACCGCCGTCCCCGGCCTGTGGCAGATCGGCGGGGCGACCTGGCCGGGCCCCGGTGTCAGCGGCGGCTCCGGGCGCAACCTCGCCCGCGCCCTCACGGACGACAAGCCCGCGTCGTAA
- a CDS encoding ribose-5-phosphate isomerase: MTAPSATPLRVVVGSDDAGLDYKEALKRDLENDPRVCEVLDVGVRPDEHTAYPHVAVKAARLVAEGAADRALLVCGTGLGVAISANKVPGIRAVTAHDTYSVRRSVLSNNAQVLCLGQRVIGLELARSFLDDWLGLHFDSSSASAEKVAAIDAYEQLG; this comes from the coding sequence ATGACCGCACCATCCGCCACTCCCCTACGCGTCGTGGTCGGCAGCGACGACGCCGGTCTCGACTACAAGGAAGCCCTCAAGCGCGACCTGGAGAACGATCCCCGGGTGTGCGAGGTCCTGGACGTCGGCGTGCGCCCCGACGAGCACACCGCCTACCCGCACGTCGCCGTCAAGGCCGCCCGGCTGGTGGCCGAGGGAGCGGCCGACCGCGCCCTGCTCGTCTGCGGCACCGGCCTCGGCGTGGCCATCAGCGCCAACAAGGTCCCCGGCATCCGGGCCGTCACCGCCCACGACACCTACTCGGTGCGCCGCTCCGTACTCAGCAACAACGCCCAGGTGCTCTGCCTCGGCCAGCGCGTCATCGGCCTGGAACTCGCCCGCAGCTTCCTCGACGACTGGCTCGGCCTGCACTTCGACAGCTCGTCGGCCTCGGCGGAGAAGGTCGCCGCGATCGACGCCTACGAGCAACTCGGCTGA